The Niastella koreensis GR20-10 genome includes a window with the following:
- a CDS encoding RagB/SusD family nutrient uptake outer membrane protein has protein sequence MKKIIYNISIVVLAAGILTSCKKFLDRKNEASFDSQSTFENSSKAEMAVLGIYNYSFNRELYYQLGMGTDECISTEGNTNSKNMIANYVYSPDNVPTDTYTSMYRAIEYANICIKNVSAMKGTSDADQKKLNMLLGESYALRAMSYLNVVRFFGDVPYPTIPVLDAGTFASSRVSRDTIYDGCVADLQKAIDLLPWKSEGMVPTPERFTKNAAYGILARTALYAAGFSLRWDLNTYAASSVKLAQRSDAARIRELYQIASDACNAVIQKGENGLVTTYEQVFRDLVSGKYNIESMLEYGQYGTDANGTANQSAIGYTNGMFSHTSSMYGKAQPAMGVMPTFYYDFQDGDKRRDVSICTYGITDKNARQLNSYGANTIGKYRVTWKTSAGTAINKRDIDWPWLRYSDVLLMYAEAQNELNNAPTPSGIAAYELVRKRGFGGDATKIGTTPTTYQDFRNAIINERKLELSFEGWRRTDLVRWGIQYETLTQCKQNLIDMAGKTGKYANIDQYRTYKLDIATTWSDPVVAVAFTGFKTKLTAADSANAKANGLTILDMYSNVAISGGQVLDPNQQWIKDIFRGIEKNKTELLPLNTTTTINNNPGLAGEQHPLY, from the coding sequence ATGAAAAAGATTATCTATAATATCTCAATAGTGGTTTTGGCAGCAGGCATACTTACATCCTGCAAAAAATTCCTCGACAGAAAGAACGAAGCCTCGTTCGACAGCCAGTCGACCTTCGAGAATTCCTCGAAAGCCGAAATGGCGGTGCTGGGGATTTACAACTATTCCTTCAACAGGGAGTTATACTATCAGTTGGGTATGGGTACCGATGAGTGTATTTCTACAGAAGGAAATACCAACTCAAAGAACATGATCGCCAACTATGTATACTCACCCGATAATGTACCCACAGATACCTATACCTCAATGTACCGTGCCATCGAGTATGCCAACATTTGTATAAAGAATGTGAGCGCTATGAAGGGTACCAGCGATGCCGACCAAAAGAAATTGAACATGCTGTTGGGCGAGTCGTATGCGTTGCGGGCCATGAGTTATTTAAATGTGGTGCGCTTCTTTGGCGATGTTCCATATCCCACCATTCCCGTGCTGGATGCAGGAACTTTTGCTTCTTCCCGCGTAAGCAGGGATACTATTTATGATGGTTGTGTGGCCGATCTGCAAAAGGCCATCGACCTGTTGCCCTGGAAAAGCGAAGGCATGGTGCCAACCCCCGAACGGTTTACAAAGAATGCAGCCTACGGCATTCTGGCCCGTACGGCATTATATGCAGCCGGCTTCTCCTTACGCTGGGACCTGAACACCTACGCGGCCTCGTCGGTAAAACTGGCGCAACGGTCAGATGCTGCCCGCATAAGAGAGTTGTACCAGATCGCTTCCGATGCGTGTAATGCAGTGATCCAGAAAGGTGAGAATGGCCTGGTGACAACCTACGAACAGGTGTTCCGTGACCTGGTGAGTGGAAAATACAATATTGAATCGATGCTGGAATACGGCCAGTACGGTACCGATGCAAACGGAACAGCGAACCAATCGGCCATTGGTTATACAAACGGGATGTTCAGCCATACCAGCAGTATGTATGGAAAAGCGCAACCTGCCATGGGCGTTATGCCAACCTTTTACTACGATTTCCAGGATGGCGATAAACGCCGCGACGTGAGTATTTGTACATATGGTATAACTGATAAAAACGCCCGCCAGCTGAACAGCTATGGCGCCAATACCATTGGCAAATACCGGGTTACCTGGAAAACATCAGCAGGTACTGCCATCAACAAACGCGATATCGACTGGCCCTGGCTGCGGTATTCCGATGTGTTGCTGATGTATGCCGAAGCCCAGAACGAATTGAACAATGCACCTACGCCCAGCGGCATAGCTGCCTACGAACTGGTAAGAAAACGCGGTTTTGGCGGCGATGCCACTAAAATAGGCACTACGCCCACCACCTACCAGGATTTCAGAAATGCCATCATCAATGAACGCAAGCTGGAATTATCATTTGAAGGCTGGCGCAGAACAGACCTGGTGCGTTGGGGCATTCAATATGAAACTCTTACCCAGTGTAAACAAAACCTGATCGATATGGCCGGTAAAACAGGTAAATATGCCAACATCGACCAGTACCGTACTTATAAACTGGATATTGCTACCACCTGGAGCGATCCGGTGGTAGCCGTTGCGTTCACCGGTTTTAAAACAAAGCTCACCGCTGCCGACAGCGCCAATGCAAAAGCAAACGGCCTCACCATTCTGGACATGTACAGCAACGTAGCCATAAGCGGCGGTCAGGTGCTGGACCCTAATCAACAATGGATAAAGGATATTTTCAGGGGGATTGAGAAAAATAAAACCGAACTGTTGCCCCTGAATACAACCACTACCATCAATAATAATCCCGGTTTAGCCGGGGAGCAGCATCCGCTGTATTAG
- a CDS encoding SusC/RagA family TonB-linked outer membrane protein, translating into MHKEKTIAFKLMLLVAAILVWQASFAQNGIPVSGTVEDKAGPLEGANVTVTGTNTGTRTDKNGKFSLTVPDKKSTLTISSVGYGTRTVQVGNSTTFHITLDMQDKSMDEIVVIGYGTARKKDLTGATASVSGAEISKIPVTSAAQAITGKIAGVNVVTQSGAPGADINIVVRGGTSITQGNKPLYIVDGFQMDDGLKNIDMNDIETIDVMKDASATAIYGARGSNGVILITTKSGKSGKTQITYNGYQSFEKLAKQLDMMNPEQYADYQYEFQILAGKPDKWAKNFGDSITDPNFYTGASQRTHDTYGGVPGINWQDAMFGGTARLQNHSLSVSGGNDRTKYLLNGSFTGQNGLISHHGFQKENVRFKLNHKINDRVRVDFNTNYNNMQLRGDGSLAGQLKLSLLQPPTGGVRFSNDQLLNTDISLQMQSDDSQYDIYNPIITNDAVTQTKYTRQYTTNAGIEVDVLKNLTWRTQGTFMWQQTRDDLWDDGRTKTSQTYNGPWGHRNNSENQSWQVTNTLNWKKYFGEHNLNVMAGQEVYFSESMKLDNTYSDFPAANFGLNNVAMAKTNYSRASGTSQFALASFFGRVMYSYADRYLLTATLRGDGVSRFAPGKQWGMLPSMSAAWRISEEEFMKDNHIFDQLKLRVGYGTTGNSNIDDYMYVTAYGSTVVYAINNQQVSTLTPSSKLANTDLRWEKTNSFNVGLDLAVLKNRISLSADFYNQQSNNLLLENQIPTSTGYSTQFQNIGSVRNRGFEFVLNTTNINTKEFRWTTGFNISFNRSKVLALYGNTVANNQLIDGNFIVKVGQRLGQFYGYKYDGVYTTDDFNQNANGTYSLKDGVIRLKGGNVANVKPGDIKFASAIGEMDAKNNPVFSTNDRVPMGNGEPNFTGGITNNFAYKGFDLSVFMNFTGGNKVFNANARRFYGPYLPNENTFTAMTNRFRLIDPVTGKETTDLARLAELNPNQYSKKQIWSLHSDNSKSISDPAIDYFLEDGSFLRLNTITLGYTLPHSLLKKAGIANARFYGTLNNLHTFTRYSGYDPEVNNTDKPTKKGGYDDSAYPRSKSIVVGLNLTF; encoded by the coding sequence ATGCACAAGGAAAAAACGATTGCCTTTAAACTGATGCTATTGGTTGCCGCCATATTGGTTTGGCAGGCAAGTTTCGCTCAAAATGGAATCCCTGTTTCAGGTACTGTGGAAGACAAAGCAGGACCATTGGAAGGAGCGAATGTGACAGTCACCGGAACGAACACCGGTACCCGTACTGACAAGAATGGAAAATTCTCCCTCACAGTTCCCGACAAAAAATCGACCCTTACTATTTCTTCAGTTGGCTATGGTACCCGCACCGTTCAGGTGGGTAACAGCACTACATTCCATATCACCCTGGACATGCAGGATAAGTCGATGGATGAAATAGTGGTGATTGGTTATGGTACGGCCCGGAAGAAAGACCTTACCGGCGCCACGGCTTCGGTAAGCGGGGCGGAGATCTCGAAGATCCCCGTAACCTCGGCTGCGCAGGCCATCACCGGTAAGATTGCCGGAGTAAACGTGGTTACGCAAAGCGGTGCGCCCGGGGCCGACATTAATATTGTGGTACGTGGTGGTACCTCCATTACCCAGGGTAATAAGCCCCTGTATATTGTGGATGGGTTTCAAATGGACGATGGGTTGAAAAATATCGATATGAACGACATTGAAACCATCGATGTAATGAAAGACGCGTCGGCAACCGCCATTTATGGCGCCCGCGGCTCCAACGGGGTAATCCTGATAACGACAAAATCGGGCAAAAGCGGCAAAACGCAGATCACCTACAACGGGTACCAGAGTTTTGAAAAGCTGGCCAAACAGCTCGATATGATGAACCCTGAGCAGTATGCCGATTACCAGTATGAATTTCAGATCCTGGCTGGTAAACCCGATAAATGGGCGAAGAACTTTGGCGATAGCATAACCGATCCTAATTTTTATACCGGCGCCTCCCAACGTACCCATGATACCTATGGTGGCGTACCCGGTATCAACTGGCAGGATGCGATGTTTGGCGGTACGGCCAGGTTGCAAAACCACAGCCTCTCTGTAAGCGGTGGCAACGACCGTACCAAATACCTGCTTAACGGAAGCTTCACCGGTCAGAATGGGCTTATAAGCCATCACGGTTTTCAGAAAGAGAATGTGCGCTTTAAGTTGAACCACAAGATCAATGACCGCGTTCGGGTAGACTTCAATACCAATTATAATAATATGCAGTTGCGCGGCGATGGTTCGCTTGCCGGACAATTGAAACTGAGCCTGCTGCAACCGCCAACCGGTGGCGTACGTTTTTCCAACGATCAACTGCTGAATACAGATATCAGTTTGCAGATGCAGAGCGACGATTCGCAATACGATATCTACAACCCCATCATCACCAACGATGCGGTTACCCAAACAAAATATACCCGTCAGTATACCACCAATGCCGGGATAGAGGTAGACGTTCTGAAAAACCTCACCTGGCGTACCCAGGGTACGTTTATGTGGCAACAAACACGCGACGATTTATGGGACGATGGCCGTACAAAAACTTCGCAAACCTATAACGGGCCCTGGGGCCACCGGAACAACAGTGAAAACCAGAGCTGGCAGGTAACCAATACCCTGAACTGGAAAAAGTATTTCGGTGAGCACAATCTGAATGTGATGGCCGGACAGGAAGTATATTTTAGCGAAAGCATGAAACTGGATAATACCTATTCAGATTTTCCTGCTGCCAACTTTGGGTTGAACAATGTGGCCATGGCAAAAACAAACTATTCCCGGGCTTCCGGCACCAGCCAGTTTGCTCTGGCATCGTTCTTTGGCCGTGTAATGTACAGCTATGCCGACCGCTACCTGTTGACGGCTACGTTGCGTGGCGATGGTGTATCGCGGTTTGCACCCGGCAAACAATGGGGCATGCTGCCTTCTATGTCTGCAGCCTGGCGCATTTCGGAAGAAGAGTTCATGAAGGATAATCACATCTTCGACCAGTTGAAATTACGCGTGGGCTATGGTACCACCGGTAACAGTAACATCGACGATTATATGTATGTTACCGCATACGGCAGTACGGTGGTGTATGCTATCAACAACCAACAGGTAAGTACTTTAACGCCCAGTAGTAAGCTGGCCAATACTGACCTGAGATGGGAAAAAACAAATTCCTTTAACGTTGGTCTGGACCTGGCGGTGCTGAAAAACAGGATAAGCCTTTCAGCAGATTTTTATAACCAGCAATCGAATAACCTGTTACTCGAAAATCAGATCCCAACTTCTACAGGTTACTCTACGCAGTTCCAGAACATCGGTTCTGTACGCAACAGAGGGTTTGAATTTGTGTTGAATACCACAAACATCAACACCAAAGAATTCAGATGGACAACCGGTTTTAATATCTCCTTCAACCGCTCAAAAGTGCTGGCGTTGTATGGCAATACGGTTGCAAACAATCAGCTCATTGATGGTAATTTCATTGTTAAGGTAGGCCAGCGTTTAGGACAGTTTTACGGATATAAATACGATGGTGTATACACTACCGATGATTTTAATCAGAATGCAAACGGCACCTATTCATTAAAAGACGGTGTTATCAGACTGAAGGGTGGTAATGTGGCCAATGTAAAACCAGGTGATATAAAATTCGCTTCTGCCATTGGTGAAATGGATGCAAAGAACAACCCGGTCTTCAGCACCAACGACAGAGTGCCAATGGGTAATGGCGAGCCTAACTTTACCGGTGGCATTACCAACAACTTTGCTTACAAAGGTTTCGATCTGAGTGTTTTCATGAACTTTACCGGTGGTAATAAAGTGTTCAATGCCAATGCCCGTCGTTTCTACGGTCCCTATCTGCCAAATGAAAATACGTTCACTGCCATGACAAACCGTTTCCGGCTTATAGATCCTGTTACCGGAAAGGAAACAACGGATCTGGCGCGCCTGGCCGAGTTGAACCCCAATCAATATTCTAAAAAACAGATCTGGAGCCTGCATTCGGACAACAGCAAATCCATCAGCGATCCTGCTATTGATTATTTCCTGGAAGATGGTTCATTCCTGCGGTTGAATACCATAACCCTGGGTTATACCTTACCGCATAGCCTGTTGAAAAAAGCAGGCATCGCGAACGCCAGGTTTTATGGTACCCTGAACAACCTTCACACATTTACCAGGTACAGCGGCTATGACCCGGAGGTGAACAATACGGATAAACCCACCAAAAAAGGTGGTTATGACGACTCTGCATATCCCCGGTCAAAAAGTATTGTTGTTGGTTTGAACTTAACCTTCTAA